Proteins encoded within one genomic window of Bacillus sp. F19:
- a CDS encoding DUF4023 domain-containing protein — protein MENTSNYVEDLHEKQQKDEQNRQHQGKGNPGKKKPNKTHK, from the coding sequence ATGGAAAACACATCTAATTACGTTGAAGACTTACATGAAAAACAGCAAAAGGACGAGCAGAACAGACAGCACCAGGGCAAAGGTAACCCGGGCAAGAAAAAGCCGAATAAAACGCATAAATGA
- a CDS encoding DUF2515 domain-containing protein, translated as MNILPLFKKKALPVLLPNTEKLNLEKTLSNSLDLKSPLVLYGEERLAVLDIRAQTAELNRNNLTRTEAYIAFYLKHPEIHWSFLAHMVSRNGGYSMTDLKNGIVGHPEKEIIALFQFLETANALIFHDAYPQLMLYEKSLFFGRPLFHLLPALNVSRFMMPIWEIFFIKRRSDVLTLVLITNEQHYVKNQLLSKSSGILKTFPYALQEKCGLTNVVFPYKKHFYDKKYSLAGMEVDNFIKPEARIKIGKILYQTLFHPAVFNEAMLFSKHSPHTGSRSDYWPHLFSAANEKQKFQSPKLLDAWEDVHHTFHRYSDWLLNIDLISDFDAFPHTGTYKDITKNVKMNLLKMSSLHLIAKKIF; from the coding sequence ATGAATATCCTCCCGCTTTTTAAGAAGAAAGCATTACCTGTCCTTTTACCCAATACGGAAAAATTAAACCTGGAAAAAACTTTGTCAAACTCTTTGGATTTGAAAAGTCCCCTAGTACTTTATGGAGAAGAAAGACTTGCTGTTTTGGACATAAGGGCTCAGACTGCCGAGTTGAACAGGAACAACCTGACAAGAACGGAAGCCTATATAGCTTTTTATTTAAAGCACCCTGAAATTCACTGGTCTTTTCTTGCCCATATGGTGTCAAGAAACGGGGGCTACAGCATGACTGATTTGAAAAATGGCATTGTCGGTCATCCAGAAAAAGAGATTATCGCTCTTTTTCAATTTCTTGAAACGGCAAACGCTCTTATTTTCCATGATGCCTATCCGCAGCTGATGCTATACGAAAAAAGTCTTTTTTTCGGCAGACCGCTTTTTCATTTATTGCCCGCTTTAAATGTTTCGCGATTTATGATGCCAATCTGGGAGATATTTTTTATAAAGAGACGCTCTGACGTGCTTACGCTTGTCTTAATTACAAACGAGCAGCATTATGTGAAGAATCAGCTGCTGTCAAAATCGTCCGGCATCTTAAAAACATTCCCTTATGCCCTGCAGGAAAAATGCGGACTGACGAATGTTGTCTTTCCATACAAAAAGCACTTTTATGATAAAAAATATTCCCTTGCAGGAATGGAAGTAGATAACTTTATTAAGCCTGAAGCAAGAATCAAAATAGGAAAGATCCTTTATCAAACTCTTTTTCATCCAGCCGTCTTCAATGAGGCAATGTTATTTTCAAAGCATTCCCCGCATACTGGCTCAAGAAGTGACTATTGGCCACACCTCTTCTCAGCTGCTAATGAGAAGCAAAAATTCCAGAGCCCGAAGCTGCTGGATGCATGGGAAGATGTTCATCATACTTTTCACAGATACAGCGATTGGCTTTTGAATATAGATTTAATTTCAGATTTTGATGCTTTTCCGCACACAGGCACCTATAAAGACATAACAAAGAATGTAAAAATGAATTTGCTGAAAATGAGCTCCCTCCATTTGATTGCAAAGAAAATATTTTGA
- a CDS encoding YozD family protein produces MKEIEVIIDTEEMAEFFYNELTKRGYIPSELELDTIADIAFDYLLEKCIIDEDLEDIE; encoded by the coding sequence GTGAAAGAAATTGAAGTTATTATTGATACAGAAGAAATGGCAGAATTCTTTTACAATGAGCTGACGAAAAGGGGATACATTCCCTCAGAACTCGAACTGGATACAATAGCAGATATCGCATTCGATTATTTACTCGAAAAATGCATAATTGATGAAGATTTGGAAGACATAGAATAA